The Desulfovibrio sp. UIB00 DNA window TACATTTTCATGGGAAACCGTTTGATAAGCTCGCGGCTTGTGCCGCAAGCCAGCAGTTTGCCATAGGCAATATAGGCAATACTGTGGCAGCGTTCCGCCTCATCCATATAGTGTGTTGACACAAGCACGGTAATACCCTCTGCCGCCAGTGCATGTATCTGCTCCCAAAATTCCCGCCGGGCGGTAGGGTCCACCCCTGCGGTGGGTTCATCCAGAAGCAATACCTTGGGCTTGTGCATCACGCAGCTTGCCAGTGCCAACCGTTGCTTCCACCCGCCAGAGAGCGACCCGGCCAGCTTTTTGCGCTGCTCCCACAATCCCAGTCGGTGCAGCACGCTCTGGATTTCACGGCGCACATTGCTCAACCCATAAATGCGGGCTGTAAAGGCAAGATTTTCTTCAAGAGTCATGTCTTCATAAAGCGAAAAACGCTGAGGCATGTACCCCACCTGTAGTTTGATCTGATCCGCCTGCGTCAGGATATCGAGCCCAAGGCAGGTGCCCGTGCCTTTATCCGGCGTCAGCAGGCCGCACATCATCCGCAGGGTCGTGGTTTTTCCTGATCCGTTGGGGCCAAGAAAACCAACAATCTGGCCCTCTGGAACGCTGAACGACACGGAATCTACCACTGTAGCATTGCCAAACGTTTTGGTAAGGCCCTGCACTTCGATGGCGTTTGTCATTTATGGAAAACTCCCGTCACGGGCAGCCCCGGGCGTAATTGCGCGCAAGACTCAAGAGGAACCGCTTCAACCATAAAGGCCAGCTTGCCCGATTCGTTACGCGAATAAAGCACCGGCGGCCTGTAGGCAGCCTCGGAAGAAACAAAATTTACGCGAGCGGGGATGCCTTTGCCGCAACCTTCGCATTGCAGCAGAATTTCCGGTTCTGCGGACGTCCAGCCAATCTGGGTCGGGGAAAGAAAAAAACGGGCCTTGATGTTCCCCGGCGGCAGCAGTTCCACGACAGCCTGCCCACTCGCTATGGTTTCTCCCGGCCGGTAGATGATATCGTTTACCACGGCATCGGCAGGCGCTATCGCTTGTCGCAGAGCCAGATTCGCCTCTGCCTCGCGCACAGCGGCCTGACGGAATTGCAGCATCT harbors:
- a CDS encoding ABC transporter ATP-binding protein; this translates as MTNAIEVQGLTKTFGNATVVDSVSFSVPEGQIVGFLGPNGSGKTTTLRMMCGLLTPDKGTGTCLGLDILTQADQIKLQVGYMPQRFSLYEDMTLEENLAFTARIYGLSNVRREIQSVLHRLGLWEQRKKLAGSLSGGWKQRLALASCVMHKPKVLLLDEPTAGVDPTARREFWEQIHALAAEGITVLVSTHYMDEAERCHSIAYIAYGKLLACGTSRELIKRFPMKMYSACLKPDLAPAILTRIAQRLESQNHVDVVIPFGNDLHVGGADAALLEEAIRPWRHDPALVWSDAEASLEDLFILLMNRALKDMKMGLA